Below is a genomic region from Flexivirga aerilata.
GACCAGAACCAGATCTCGATCGAGGACGACACCGACGTGTCGTTCAGCGAGGACGTCGCCAAGCGTTACGAGGCCTACGGCTGGCACGTGCAGACCGTCGACTGGCGCACCGGCGACGCACCCGACAGCAACAGCAAGACCTACACCGAGAACGTCGACGAGCTGCTCGCCGCGATCGAGGCCGCCGAGAAGGTCACCGACAAGCCGTCGCTGATCGCGCTACGCACGATCCTCGCCTGGCCGGCCCCCACCAAGCAGGGCACCGGCAAGGCACACGGCAGCGCCCTCGGCGACGAGGAGGTCGCCGCGACCAAGAAGCTGCTCGGCTTCGACCCGGAGAAGAACTTCGAGGTGTCCGACGAGGTGCTGCAGCACGTCCGCAAGGTCAAGGACCGCGGCGCGCAGCTGCACAAGGAGTGGCAGGCCGGCTTCGACAAGTGGCGCGAGAGCAACCCGGAGGGCGCCAAGCTGCTCGACCGGTTGCTCGCGCACAAGCTCCCCGACGACTTCGACAGCGCCTTCCCGACCTGGGAGCCGGACCCGAAGGGCATCGCCACCCGTGCGGCGTCGGGCAAGATCCTCACCGCGCTGGCACCGGTGCTGCCGGAGCTGTGGGGCGGCTCGGCCGACCTCGCCGAGTCCAACAACACCACGATGGAGGGCGAGCCGAGCTTCCTGCCCGAGGACCGCCAGACCAACGAGTGGAAGGGCGGCCCCTACGGCCGCACCCTGCACTTCGGCATCCGCGAGAACGCCATGGGTATGGCGCTCAACGGCATCGCGCTCGAGGGCCTGACCCGGCCCTACGGCGGCACCTTCCTGGTGTTCTCCGACTACATGCGCCCGGCGGTGCGGCTGGCCGCGATCCAGCAGCTGCCGGTCACCTTCGTGTGGACGCACGACTCGATCGGCCTCGGCGAGGACGGCCCGACCCATCAGCCGATCGAGCACCTCGCGGCGCTGCGCGCCATACCGGGCCTGGCAGTGGTGCGCCCGGCGGACGCCAACGAGACGTCGGTCGCGTGGAAGACGATCCTGGAGCACTTCGACAACCCGTCCGGGCTGATCCTGTCCCGGCAGGCGCTGCCGATTGTGGACCGCAAGGAGTTCGCGTCGGCCGACGGCGTGGCCCGCGGCGCCTACGTGCTGGCCGACACCGACGGCACGCCCGACGTGATCCTGATCGCATCCGGCTCCGAGGTGAGCCTCGCGCTCGAAGGCCGGAAGGCTTTGGCGGACAAGGGTGTTAAGGCTCGTGTGGTGTCCATGCCGTGCCGTGAGTGGTTCGAGCAGCAGGACGACGCCTACCGCGAGGAAGTGCTGCCGGCCGCCGTCAAGGCACGCGTGAGCGTCGAGGCCGCCAGCCCCTTCGGCTGGCGCGACCTGATCGGCGACGCGGGCCGCACGGTGTCGATCGACCACTTCGGTGCCAGCGCGGCCGGCTCGGTGCTGATGGAGAAGTTCGGCTTCACGCCGGAGCACGTGGTCTCCGCAGCCGAGGAGTCCATCCAGGCCGCCACCCGCTGACTTCAATCTCTGCAATCTTCTAGGAGGCACGTGATGAGCAACGACAACACACAGGCACTGAGTGACCTCGGCGTCTCCATCTGGCTGGACGACCTCAGCCGCCCGCTGATCAACGGCGGCGACCTGCAGAAGCTGGTCGACGACAAGAACGTCGTCGGGGTGACGACCAACCCGACGATCTTCGCGACCGCGCTGTCGGACGGTTCGGCATACAACGAGCAGGTGGCGCAGCTGGCCGCCAAGGGTGCGACCGTCGACGAGGCGGTCTTCGAGATCACCACCCAGGACGTGCACAACGCCGCGGAGCTGCTGAAGCCGGTCTACGACGCCACCGACGGCCAGGACGGCCGGGTGTCGATCGAGGTTGACCCGGGGATCGCGCGCGACGCCGACGCGACCGCCGAGATGGCCGAGAAGCTGTGGGCCAAGGTCGACCAGCCGAACACGATGATCAAGATCCCCGCGACGCTGGAGGGTATCCCGGCGATCGTCAAGACACTCGCCGCGGGCATCAGCGTCAACGTGACGCTGATCTTCTCGCTGGAGCGCTACCGCGAGGTCATGAACGCCTACCTCACCGGTCTGGAGCAGGCCAAGGAGAACGGCCACGACCTGAGCAAGATCCGGTCGGTGGCCTCGTTCTTCGTGTCGCGGGTCGACACCGAGATCGACAAGCGGCTGGACGAGATCGGCTCGGAGGAGGCCAAGGCGCTCAAGGGCAAGGCGGGGGTCGCCAATGCGCGGCTGGCCTACCAGGCGTTCGAGGAGGTCTTCTCGACCCCGCGCTGGCAGACGCTCGCCGACGACGGTGCGCACGTGCAGCGTCCGCTGTGGGCCTCGACCGGCGTGAAGGACCCGGCATACCCGGACACGTTGTATGTCGTGGACCTCGCGGTCAAGGACACCGTCAACACCATGCCGCCCAAGACCCTCGACGCGGTCGCCGACCACGGCGCCGTCAAGGGCGACCAGGTGACCGGCCACTACGCCGACGCGGCGAAGGTGCTCGACGACCTGGAGAAGCTCGGGGTGAGCTACGCCGACGTGGTCGAGGTGCTCGAGAACGAGGGTGTCGACAAGTTCGACAAGTCCTGGGCGGAGCTGCTCGGCTCGGTCGACTCGGAGCTGAAGAAGGCGGCTGAGAAGTGAGCGAAGAGTCGCAGGCAGAGCTCACCGTCAGCGCGGTCGGCTCGGCGGCCGACGCGATCGCGACCAACGTGCCCGGACTGGTGTCGGACAAGTTCGCCAGCAAGCTCTTCGCGCAGGACCCGACGCTCTGGGGCCCGGCCGCGGAGGACGAGTCGAGCAAGCGGCTCTCCTGGGTCGGCCTCGCGTCGTCGTCGCGTCCGTTGCTCGACGAAATCGCCTCGCTGCGCAGCAAACTCACCGACAAGGGCGTCGACCACGTCGTGCTCTGCGGCATGGGCGGCTCGTCGCTCGCGCCCGAGGTGATCTGCGCGACCGCCGGGGTGCCGATCACCGTGCTGGACTCCTCGCAGCCCGACATGGTGCGCGCCGCGCTCGACGACCGGCTCGAGCAGACGGTCGTGGTGGTCTCCTCCAAGTCGGGTTCGACGGTCGAGACCGACTCGCAGCGCCGGGCGTACGAAGCCGCGTTCAAGGACGCCGGCATCGACCCGGCCGAGCGCATCGTGGTCGTGACCGACCCCGGCAGCCCGCTCGACAAGGAGTCCCGGGGGGCCGGCTACACCGTCATCAACGCCGACCCCGCGGTCGGTGGCCGCTATTCGGCGCTGACCGCCTTCGGCCTGGTGCCGAGCGGCCTGGCCGGCGCCGACGTCGGGCAACTGCTCGACGAGGCCGCGGCTGCGACGCCGATCCTCGCCGCCGATGACGAGGGCAACCCGGGGCTGCAGCTCGGCGCTGCGCTCGGCGGCACCAAGCCGCTGCGCGACAAGGTCGTGCTGATCGACGCCGGCACCAAGGCCGTCGGCTTCGGTGACTGGGCCGAGCAGCTGATCGCCGAGAGCACCGGCAAGGACGGCAAGGGCCTGCTCCCGGTCGTCGTCGGCGACTCCCCCACCGGCGACCAGCTCGACGACGAGCTCTGGGTGCGCCTGGTCGCCACCGACGACGACTCGCAGCCGCAGGGCATCGCGACCGTCGACGTGGGCGGCACCCTCGGCGCCGCGTTCCTGCTGTGGGAGGCCGCGGTCGCCGCGGCCGGCCGGTTGATCGGCATCAACCCGTTCGACCAGCCCGACGTGGAGAGCGCCAAGGCGGCGGCTCGCGAGCTGCTCGGCAAGGGCACCGGCTCGGCCGACGCCCCGGCGTTCACCGACGGTGCGGTCGAGGTGCGCACGGCCGGACCCGACTTTCTCGACGGCGCGTCGACCGTGCCGGAGGCCCTCAAGGCGCTGCTCGCGCAGCTGCCGGCCAGTGGCTACCTCGCGGTGATGGCCTATGTCGACCGCATCGCCGACCAGTCGCTCGCCGACGTGCGGATTCCGTTGGCGCGCAAGCTGAATCGGCCGGTCACCTTCGGCTTCGGCCCGCGCTTCCTGCACTCGACCGGGCAGTACCACAAGGGCGGTCCGGCGGACGGCATCTACCTGCAGATCACCACGGCGCCGGCCGAGGACCTGTCGATCCCGGGCCGGGAGTTCACCTTCGGCGACTTCATCGCCTCGCAGGCCGGCGGTGACGCCAAGGTGCTCGCCGACCACGGCCGGCCGGTGCTGCGGCTGCACCTGACCGACCACGACGCAGGCATCGCCCAACTGCAGCAAGCCATTGCGGAGGTAACCGGTTCATGAGCCCCGCTCGCGTAGCGAGGGGCAACAACCCGCTGCGGGACGCCGACGACCGTCGGCTCCCGCAGATCGCGGGACCCTGCGCTCTGGTGATGTTCGGCGTCACCGGCGACCTGGCCCGCAAGAAGTTGCTCCCCGCCATCTACGACCTGTCCAACCGCGGGCTGCTCCCGCCGGGCTTCTCACTCGTCGGTTTCGCCCGGCGTGACTGGGACGACCAGGACTTCACCAAGATCGTGTATGACGCCGTGCGCGCCGGCGCGCGCACTCCCTTCCGGGAGGAGGTGTGGCGGGGCCTCGAGGAGGGGCTGCGCTTCGTGCACGGTTCGTTCGACGACGACGAGGCGTTCGACGAGCTGGCGCGGCAGTTGCAGGAGCTCGACGAGCAGCGCGGCACCGGTGGCAACACCGCGTTCTACCTGTCGATCCCGCCCAGCGCCTTCTCCACCGTGACCTCCCAGCTGGAGCGCTCCGGCCTGTCGACACCGCGGCCGGGGTCCTGGAAGCGGGTGGTCATCGAGAAGCCGTTCGGTCACGACCTGGCCAGCGCGCGGGAGCTCAACAAGACCGTCGAGCGGGTCTTCCCCGCCGACGCGGTCTTCCGCATCGACCACTACCTCGGCAAGGAGACCGTCCAGAACCTGCTGGCGCTGCGCTTCGCCAACCAGTTGTTCGACCCGGTCTGGAATGCCAACTACGTCGACCACGTGCAGATCAGGATGGCCGAGGACATCGGCATCGCGGGCCGCGCCGGCTACTACGACGGCATCGGCGCGGCGCGCGACGTCATACAGAACCACCTGCTGCAGCTGCTCGCGCTGACTGCCATGGAGCAGCCGAATTCCTTTTCGGCAGACGAGCTTCGGGCCGAGAAAGAGAAGGTGCTGTCGGCGGTCCGGCTGCCGAAGGACCTGTCGACGGCGACCGCTCGCGGGCAGTACACCGCCGGCTGGCAGGGCAGCGAGAAGGTCAAGGGCTACCTGCAGGAAGACGGCATCGACCCCAAGTCGACGACCGAGACGTATGCCGCGCTGAAGCTCGACGTGCACAACCGCCGGTGGGCGGGCGTGCCGTTCTACCTGCGCACCGGGAAGCGGCTCGGCAAGCGGGTC
It encodes:
- the tkt gene encoding transketolase produces the protein MSQDTSATTTGRDASLSEPIATNAGWTPTDVRAVDTVRVLAADAVQKVGNGHPGTAMSLAPLAYLLYQKVMRIDPSDPTWIGRDRFVLSAGHSSLTQYIQLFFSGYGLELKDLESLRTWGSLTPGHPEFRHTDGVDITTGPLGSGIASSVGMAMAQRRQRGLFDPDAAPGTSPFDHRIWVIASDGDLMEGVSGEAGSLAGQQQLGNLIAFYDQNQISIEDDTDVSFSEDVAKRYEAYGWHVQTVDWRTGDAPDSNSKTYTENVDELLAAIEAAEKVTDKPSLIALRTILAWPAPTKQGTGKAHGSALGDEEVAATKKLLGFDPEKNFEVSDEVLQHVRKVKDRGAQLHKEWQAGFDKWRESNPEGAKLLDRLLAHKLPDDFDSAFPTWEPDPKGIATRAASGKILTALAPVLPELWGGSADLAESNNTTMEGEPSFLPEDRQTNEWKGGPYGRTLHFGIRENAMGMALNGIALEGLTRPYGGTFLVFSDYMRPAVRLAAIQQLPVTFVWTHDSIGLGEDGPTHQPIEHLAALRAIPGLAVVRPADANETSVAWKTILEHFDNPSGLILSRQALPIVDRKEFASADGVARGAYVLADTDGTPDVILIASGSEVSLALEGRKALADKGVKARVVSMPCREWFEQQDDAYREEVLPAAVKARVSVEAASPFGWRDLIGDAGRTVSIDHFGASAAGSVLMEKFGFTPEHVVSAAEESIQAATR
- the tal gene encoding transaldolase, giving the protein MSNDNTQALSDLGVSIWLDDLSRPLINGGDLQKLVDDKNVVGVTTNPTIFATALSDGSAYNEQVAQLAAKGATVDEAVFEITTQDVHNAAELLKPVYDATDGQDGRVSIEVDPGIARDADATAEMAEKLWAKVDQPNTMIKIPATLEGIPAIVKTLAAGISVNVTLIFSLERYREVMNAYLTGLEQAKENGHDLSKIRSVASFFVSRVDTEIDKRLDEIGSEEAKALKGKAGVANARLAYQAFEEVFSTPRWQTLADDGAHVQRPLWASTGVKDPAYPDTLYVVDLAVKDTVNTMPPKTLDAVADHGAVKGDQVTGHYADAAKVLDDLEKLGVSYADVVEVLENEGVDKFDKSWAELLGSVDSELKKAAEK
- a CDS encoding glucose-6-phosphate isomerase, with the translated sequence MSEESQAELTVSAVGSAADAIATNVPGLVSDKFASKLFAQDPTLWGPAAEDESSKRLSWVGLASSSRPLLDEIASLRSKLTDKGVDHVVLCGMGGSSLAPEVICATAGVPITVLDSSQPDMVRAALDDRLEQTVVVVSSKSGSTVETDSQRRAYEAAFKDAGIDPAERIVVVTDPGSPLDKESRGAGYTVINADPAVGGRYSALTAFGLVPSGLAGADVGQLLDEAAAATPILAADDEGNPGLQLGAALGGTKPLRDKVVLIDAGTKAVGFGDWAEQLIAESTGKDGKGLLPVVVGDSPTGDQLDDELWVRLVATDDDSQPQGIATVDVGGTLGAAFLLWEAAVAAAGRLIGINPFDQPDVESAKAAARELLGKGTGSADAPAFTDGAVEVRTAGPDFLDGASTVPEALKALLAQLPASGYLAVMAYVDRIADQSLADVRIPLARKLNRPVTFGFGPRFLHSTGQYHKGGPADGIYLQITTAPAEDLSIPGREFTFGDFIASQAGGDAKVLADHGRPVLRLHLTDHDAGIAQLQQAIAEVTGS
- the zwf gene encoding glucose-6-phosphate dehydrogenase, with translation MSPARVARGNNPLRDADDRRLPQIAGPCALVMFGVTGDLARKKLLPAIYDLSNRGLLPPGFSLVGFARRDWDDQDFTKIVYDAVRAGARTPFREEVWRGLEEGLRFVHGSFDDDEAFDELARQLQELDEQRGTGGNTAFYLSIPPSAFSTVTSQLERSGLSTPRPGSWKRVVIEKPFGHDLASARELNKTVERVFPADAVFRIDHYLGKETVQNLLALRFANQLFDPVWNANYVDHVQIRMAEDIGIAGRAGYYDGIGAARDVIQNHLLQLLALTAMEQPNSFSADELRAEKEKVLSAVRLPKDLSTATARGQYTAGWQGSEKVKGYLQEDGIDPKSTTETYAALKLDVHNRRWAGVPFYLRTGKRLGKRVTEIAVIFKRAPALPFTDTATEELGQNAIVIRVQPDEGTTIRFGSKVPGASMEVRDVTMDFGYGTAFNESSPEAYERLILDVLLGDPPLFPRHEEVELSWQILDPVERYWARKGKPEGYEAGTWGPASADRLMERDGREWRLP